A genomic region of Lachnoclostridium edouardi contains the following coding sequences:
- a CDS encoding IS3 family transposase, translating into MDAACRALHISRAGYYRWRSGKAGDRVAENQRIAGLIREIHRESPDKGYRRIRDDLDKYYHAPVNDKRALRICRSLGIQSAVKYAPRGCTRSAAAPKNLAENVLNRRFYADHPNEKWLTDVTEFHYVRPDRAMRKAV; encoded by the coding sequence GTGGACGCAGCCTGCCGCGCCCTGCATATCTCCCGGGCCGGATACTACCGGTGGCGCTCCGGGAAAGCCGGGGACCGTGTCGCCGAGAATCAGCGCATTGCCGGGTTGATTCGGGAGATCCACCGGGAGAGCCCGGACAAGGGATACCGCCGTATTCGGGACGATTTGGACAAGTATTATCATGCACCGGTCAACGACAAGCGGGCGCTGCGCATCTGCCGCAGCCTGGGGATTCAGTCTGCAGTGAAGTACGCGCCCCGAGGCTGCACACGGTCGGCAGCCGCCCCCAAGAATCTGGCGGAGAATGTACTGAACCGCAGGTTTTATGCAGACCACCCCAACGAGAAGTGGCTCACCGATGTGACGGAGTTCCACTATGTACGCCCGGATAGGGCAATGAGAAAAGCAGTATGA